Proteins encoded within one genomic window of Triticum aestivum cultivar Chinese Spring chromosome 2D, IWGSC CS RefSeq v2.1, whole genome shotgun sequence:
- the LOC123052020 gene encoding trehalose 6-phosphate phosphatase RA3, producing the protein MTNHAAFAAEDAVTAVAAPAQPGRHFASFPPRRARDCRKAALGRMDLATSGVLMAGSLLDSMKASSPRHAMSPAGADHEEWIEKHPSALEWFEGVLAAAEGKQIVMFLDYDGTLSPIVQDPDRAVMTEEMRDAVRGVAQHFPTAIVSGRCRDKVFSFVKLEELYYAGSHGMDIKGPTKVSNHKAKADEVLCQPATEFLPVIQEVHEKLTAKMESIPGAMVENNKFCLSVHFRCVEEAEWDALGRDVKAVLDDYPKLCLTKGRKVLEVRPSIEWNKGHALKFLLKSLGYAERVNVFPIYIGDDRTDEDAFKVLQNMGQGIGILVTKFPKETSASYSLREPAEVKEFLRKLAKSNGTKKG; encoded by the exons ATGACGAACCACGCCGCCTTTGCTGCCGAGGACGCGGTCACCGCCGTGGCGGCGCCAGCGCAGCCCGGTCGCCATTTCGCGTCGTTCCCGCCGCGGAGGGCCCGCGACTGCAGGAAGGCCGCCCTGGGCCGCATGGATCTCGCCACCTCCGGGGTGCTGATGGCCGGGTCTCTGCTGGACTCGATGAAGGCCTCCTCGCCCCGCCACGCCATGTCCCCCGCCGGCGCCGACCACGAGGAGTGGATC GAGAAGCACCCGTCGGCATTGGAGTGGTTCGAGGGCGTGCTCGCGGCGGCCGAGGGGAAGCAGATCGTCATGTTCCTCGACTACGACGGCACCCTTTCGCCGATCGTCCAGGACCCCGACCGCGCCGTCATGACCGAAGAG ATGAGGGATGCGGTGAGGGGCGTCGCGCAGCATTTCCCGACCGCCATAGTGAGTGGGAGATGCAGAGACAAG GTGTTCAGCTTTGTGAAACTGGAGGAGCTGTACTATGCCGGGAGCCACGGCATGGACATCAAGGGCCCCACCAAAGTGTCTAACCACAAGGCAAAG GCTGACGAGGTTCTGTGCCAGCCGGCGACCGAGTTCTTGCCTGTCATTCAGGAG GTGCATGAGAAGCTGACGGCGAAGATGGAGTCCATCCCGGGGGCCATGGTGGAGAACAACAAGTTTTGCCTCTCCGTGCACTTCCGCTGCGTCGAGGAGGCGGAGTGGGACGCTCTGGGCAGGGACGTGAAGGCAGTGCTGGACGACTACCCGAAACTCTGCCTCACGAAGGGGAGAAAGGTCCTCGAGGTCCGGCCCTCCATCGAGTGGAACAAGGGCCACGCTCTCAAGTTCTTGCTCAAGTCTCTCG GCTATGCAGAGCGTGTCAACGTTTTCCCGATATACATCGGGGACGACCGCACAGACGAGGATGCATTCAAG gTGCTGCAGAACATGGGACAAGGCATCGGGATCCTTGTGACAAAGTTTCCAAAGGAGACAAGCGCATCCTACTCCCTGCGTGAGCCTGCTGAG